A DNA window from Vigna angularis cultivar LongXiaoDou No.4 chromosome 1, ASM1680809v1, whole genome shotgun sequence contains the following coding sequences:
- the LOC108334303 gene encoding blue copper protein — MARSFFLVLFAVATLLHGSAAQTRHVVGDSTGWTIPSGGAAFYTAWASGKTFVVGDTLVFNFTNGQHDVAKVTKSAYDACNGASTIFTLLSGPATVTLNETGEQYYICTFGSHCSLGQKLTVNVVNRASATPSPAPQPSRSGSPPTASPVPTPTQAPSTVPEPAPAPSTVPAPAPGPSAGPVTFTVGDNLGWTVPTNGAEAYTSWASGKTFRVGDVLEFNYQSNAHNVEELTKEDYDSCNSTSPLATYTTPPARVTLNKTGAHYFICGVPGHCLGGQKLAINVTGSGSGSSATPPSPSSPSTNPSTPSPSGSLAPPPQNSGAASLGLVGVSATLLSLAAAFFY; from the exons ATGGCGAGAAGCTTCTTTCTTGTGTTATTTGCAGTAGCCACCCTGCTTCATGGCTCCGCTGCACAGACCAGACACGTCGTGGGTGATTCAACCGGCTGGACCATCCCTTCCGGTGGTGCTGCATTCTACACCGCCTGGGCTTCCGGCAAAACCTTCGTCGTAGGTGACACTCTCG TGTTTAACTTTACCAACGGTCAACACGACGTGGCTAAGGTTACGAAATCAGCTTACGACGCATGCAACGGTGCGAGCACCATCTTCACCCTTCTCTCTGGTCCGGCGACGGTGACGCTGAACGAGACAGGGGAACAATATTACATTTGCACCTTTGGATCACACTGTTCCCTCGGTCAGAAATTGACCGTTAACGTTGTTAACAGGGCTTCTGCCACTCCTTCCCCTGCCCCTCAACCCAGTAGGAGTGGCTCTCCACCCACGGCTAGCCCCGTCCCCACACCAACACAAGCACCAAGCACTGTGCCAGAACCAGCACCAGCACCAAGCACTGTCCCGGCCCCTGCTCCAGGCCCATCCGCCGGACCAGTCACTTTCACTGTTGGAGACAACTTGGGCTGGACCGTTCCCACTAACGGTGCTGAAGCTTACACATCCTGGGCCTCTGGCAAGACCTTCAGGGTTGGAGACGTACTAG AGTTCAACTACCAATCTAACGCACACAACGTAGAAGAATTGACAAAGGAGGATTATGATTCTTGCAACTCAACCTCTCCTCTTGCCACTTACACCACTCCACCCGCGAGAGTCACCCTGAACAAAACCGGTGCTCACTACTTCATCTGTGGAGTTCCAGGGCACTGTCTAGGAGGTCAAAAACTCGCCATCAATGTCACCGGAAGCGGCAGCGGCAGCAGCGCTACCCCTCCTTCCCCCTCTTCTCCCTCCACCAACCCTTCCACCCCTTCTCCCTCAGGCTCTCTCGCCCCTCCCCCACAGAACTCCGGAGCTGCATCTCTCGGACTCGTTGGAGTTTCTGCCACCCTTCTTTCACTTGCAGCGGCTTTCTTCTATTAG